From one Acidobacteriota bacterium genomic stretch:
- a CDS encoding DUF4956 domain-containing protein — translation MSLQAGWKALDVFRDPEVAAIGPLPFLLAMALSLACGLWIAFLYRSFYARTETGSQIHRSFPLLALAITAIFVCIQFSLPLSLGLLGALSIVRFRTPIKEPEEIGFLMVVIATSLACATFQFVFLAILLALVLLALLLRGLAPSFLTSTTRHGMLLLTLPGERWQEAKDELFAELGRSVPRGRLESLTVGEAEVAVTYGFRNLAPAELVELEGRLTGTVPELALTLSYHRPGAP, via the coding sequence ATGAGCCTGCAAGCTGGTTGGAAGGCGTTGGACGTATTTCGCGATCCCGAAGTGGCGGCCATCGGTCCGCTGCCCTTTCTCCTCGCCATGGCCCTTTCCCTGGCCTGCGGCCTGTGGATCGCCTTTCTCTACCGCAGCTTCTATGCTCGCACCGAGACCGGCTCGCAGATTCATCGCTCCTTTCCCCTGCTCGCCCTCGCGATCACCGCGATCTTCGTCTGTATTCAGTTCTCCTTGCCCCTATCCCTCGGCCTGTTGGGTGCGCTTTCGATCGTGCGCTTTCGTACCCCGATCAAAGAGCCGGAGGAGATTGGCTTCCTGATGGTGGTGATCGCCACCTCGCTGGCCTGTGCCACTTTTCAGTTCGTTTTTCTGGCCATTCTCCTCGCGCTGGTGCTTTTGGCGCTGCTCCTACGGGGTCTGGCGCCCTCCTTCCTGACTTCGACCACCCGTCACGGCATGCTTCTGCTGACCCTGCCCGGTGAGCGCTGGCAAGAGGCCAAGGACGAGCTGTTCGCCGAGCTCGGCCGCAGCGTGCCGCGGGGGCGCCTCGAAAGCCTCACCGTCGGTGAGGCCGAGGTGGCGGTGACCTACGGTTTCCGGAACCTGGCGCCGGCCGAGCTGGTCGAGCTCGAGGGTCGCCTGACGGGGACCGTTCCGGAGCTCGCCTTGACTCTCAGCTATCACCGACCGGGAGCTCCGTGA
- a CDS encoding CotH kinase family protein: MKAWPGRGIWGTSALLLLLAAAIVFELHPAGRAATSAAQRQRVGGAEIGDGRLPKILAALGALRSRAPESGSDQPRRIPAAAEPVDWETAGARRDGSGVGSEAGEGPRRLSITVSPAALEGLLEQPRQKLEASAEMVLRQGERVLYAGFVGLRLHGGRSRRFGPVRSWRLVFRPTQGAAGLALSLLHWPGDEPLTRLIVHGDQRTDAAGDLWRMTNPIALEVAQRLGAAVPQTAPARLEINGRDHGLVFLTEPIDLAYLRRHRGHDRFVLVRSKRDRRESRWRAGTVLHWRLAQKWWRRQPDRSYDEIRARYDLASLEAWFLASLTCGTTDAYQGALVRDESAPLGRWSWIAWDMDQSFMAARQPMTEPWQEDVWAHLLRRPRDDFRNPILRTLIRNSPQYRQRLAERLRWALDERLDEAFRDALLGRYREIAEHYQVADDESLDRIEEFLERRPAVLRARVAERLPRGDLGGALPPSPTPR; encoded by the coding sequence GTGAAGGCTTGGCCGGGGCGGGGAATCTGGGGCACTTCGGCCCTGCTTCTCCTGCTCGCGGCGGCGATTGTTTTCGAGCTCCACCCGGCGGGCCGCGCGGCGACCTCGGCGGCGCAGCGTCAGCGGGTCGGCGGCGCCGAGATCGGTGACGGGCGTCTGCCGAAAATCCTGGCCGCCCTCGGTGCTCTGCGCAGCCGCGCGCCGGAAAGCGGTTCCGACCAGCCGCGGCGGATACCGGCCGCGGCGGAGCCGGTGGATTGGGAGACCGCCGGCGCGCGCCGCGACGGCTCCGGCGTCGGTTCCGAGGCCGGCGAGGGCCCGCGTCGGCTCTCGATCACGGTGTCGCCGGCGGCTCTCGAGGGTTTGCTCGAGCAACCTCGGCAGAAGCTCGAAGCCTCCGCCGAGATGGTGCTGCGACAGGGTGAGCGCGTGCTCTATGCCGGCTTCGTCGGCTTGCGTCTTCACGGTGGCCGCAGTCGCCGGTTCGGTCCGGTGCGCAGCTGGCGGCTGGTCTTCCGGCCGACGCAGGGGGCCGCGGGGCTGGCGCTGAGTCTGCTCCATTGGCCCGGAGATGAGCCTCTGACGCGGCTGATCGTCCATGGCGACCAGCGGACCGATGCTGCCGGCGACCTCTGGCGCATGACCAATCCGATCGCCCTCGAAGTGGCGCAGCGGCTGGGCGCCGCGGTGCCCCAAACGGCGCCCGCACGGCTCGAGATCAACGGCCGAGACCACGGCCTGGTGTTTCTCACCGAGCCGATCGATCTCGCCTATCTGCGTCGCCACCGCGGCCATGACCGCTTCGTCTTGGTGCGGTCGAAGCGCGATCGGCGCGAGAGCCGCTGGCGAGCGGGAACGGTCCTGCACTGGCGCCTGGCCCAGAAGTGGTGGCGTCGCCAGCCCGACCGCAGCTACGACGAGATTCGGGCGCGCTACGATCTGGCAAGCCTCGAGGCCTGGTTTCTGGCCTCCCTGACCTGCGGCACCACGGATGCCTATCAGGGGGCCCTGGTGCGCGACGAGAGCGCGCCGCTGGGACGCTGGAGCTGGATCGCCTGGGACATGGATCAGAGCTTCATGGCAGCGCGCCAGCCGATGACCGAGCCCTGGCAGGAAGACGTTTGGGCGCACCTCCTGCGGCGCCCTCGGGACGACTTTCGCAATCCCATTCTGCGCACCCTGATCCGCAACAGCCCGCAGTACCGGCAGCGCCTGGCGGAGCGTCTGCGTTGGGCCCTCGACGAGCGCCTCGACGAGGCCTTCCGCGACGCCCTGTTGGGCCGCTATCGGGAGATCGCCGAGCACTACCAGGTGGCGGACGACGAGTCGCTGGATCGCATCGAAGAGTTTCTCGAGAGGCGGCCAGCGGTGTTGCGGGCCCGCGTCGCCGAGCGCTTGCCGCGCGGAGATCTGGGGGGAGCGCTACCGCCGTCGCCGACGCCGAGATAG